The Sandaracinaceae bacterium genome has a window encoding:
- a CDS encoding radical SAM protein: protein MQAHGLRDASVLARIPLYNAFRELGWPRIRPLTMSFVVTDKCNSRCETCQIGARYLDDPSVAEGELTLDEYRRLFASIGRLEWVTLSGGEPFMRKDFPELARSLVAATRPRVVNVPTNGTFVHAVRVGVARMLEGFGDTRLVINVSLDGVGARHDLVRGFSGNFERVLQLAEALREIDDPRLTFGCNTVVSAFNAEHVPETIDFVLDELRPDSYVLETAQVRPEYYNDDVALDAGARAVRRALDHATRRLEAEPRRGVPALVKAFRRHYYAQTRRRLDGPVSHRCFSGFATCAVMPKGDVWSSTQRGDAMGNVRDFELDFGALWASPQAERARARVRAKRCTCETSNVSYPNALLDPPQLAAVAWHALW from the coding sequence ATGCAGGCCCACGGACTGCGCGACGCGTCGGTCCTGGCGCGCATCCCCCTCTACAACGCCTTCCGGGAGCTGGGCTGGCCGCGCATCCGCCCGCTGACGATGAGCTTCGTCGTCACCGACAAGTGCAACTCTCGCTGCGAGACCTGTCAGATCGGCGCCCGCTACCTCGACGACCCGAGCGTCGCCGAGGGCGAGCTGACGCTCGACGAGTACCGGCGCCTCTTCGCGAGCATCGGCCGGCTCGAGTGGGTCACGCTCAGCGGCGGCGAGCCCTTCATGCGCAAGGACTTCCCGGAGCTCGCGCGCTCCCTGGTGGCTGCCACCCGCCCGCGCGTGGTGAACGTGCCGACGAACGGGACCTTCGTGCACGCCGTCCGCGTCGGCGTCGCGCGCATGCTCGAGGGCTTCGGCGACACGCGGCTGGTGATCAACGTCAGCCTCGACGGCGTCGGCGCGCGCCACGACCTGGTCCGCGGATTCTCGGGCAACTTCGAGCGCGTGCTCCAGCTGGCCGAGGCCCTGCGGGAGATCGACGACCCGCGCCTGACCTTCGGCTGCAACACGGTGGTCTCCGCCTTCAACGCCGAGCACGTCCCGGAGACGATCGACTTCGTGCTCGACGAGCTCCGTCCCGACTCCTACGTGCTCGAGACCGCCCAGGTGCGCCCCGAGTACTACAACGACGACGTGGCGCTCGACGCGGGCGCGCGGGCGGTCCGACGCGCGCTCGACCACGCGACCCGCCGCCTCGAGGCGGAGCCGCGCCGCGGCGTGCCCGCCCTGGTCAAGGCGTTTCGCCGTCACTACTACGCCCAGACGCGCAGGCGCCTCGACGGCCCGGTCTCCCACCGCTGCTTCAGCGGCTTCGCGACCTGCGCCGTCATGCCCAAGGGAGACGTCTGGTCCAGCACACAGCGCGGCGACGCGATGGGCAACGTGCGCGACTTCGAGCTGGACTTCGGCGCCCTCTGGGCGAGCCCCCAGGCCGAGCGCGCCCGCGCGCGCGTCCGCGCGAAGCGCTGCACCTGCGAGACCTCGAACGTCAGCTACCCGAACGCTCTCCTCGACCCGCCGCAGCTCGCGGCCGTCGCGTGGCACGCCCTCTGGTGA
- a CDS encoding NAD-dependent epimerase/dehydratase family protein: protein MSDEVLVTGGAGWIGGRLVRALVDAGFRVRALTHRSAVPACASPVRGDLRDAGSLQGAVRGVTAVVHCAARLDPVDSEEEADAVNHLGTAHLAEAARAAGCASFVFLSSQAALGWSADAGLVREDALCAPSTAYGRSKRDAERALLDAAGPMRVVILRPPTVYGPGERRNFLALARPAATGLFPVPGRGDNRMSFCHLDNLVDAAVFALRAPGARGVLHVADAHPVTLREAVDTIAHAAGRRPIPVPFPLPVARLAARACERLLRSPPLSRARLHTLTSDCALDVGALARLGFRWPVRFEEGVGETIDEYRAAGVL from the coding sequence GTGAGCGACGAGGTCCTGGTCACCGGCGGCGCGGGATGGATCGGCGGCCGCCTCGTCCGCGCGCTCGTCGACGCCGGGTTCCGCGTGCGCGCGCTGACGCACCGCTCGGCCGTCCCCGCGTGCGCGTCGCCCGTGCGCGGAGACCTGCGCGACGCCGGGAGCCTCCAGGGCGCGGTCCGCGGGGTGACGGCGGTCGTGCACTGCGCCGCGCGGCTCGACCCGGTCGACTCGGAGGAGGAGGCGGACGCGGTCAACCACCTCGGCACGGCCCACCTCGCGGAGGCCGCGCGCGCGGCCGGCTGCGCCTCCTTCGTCTTCCTGAGCAGCCAGGCGGCGCTCGGCTGGTCCGCCGACGCCGGGCTCGTGCGCGAGGACGCCCTCTGCGCGCCGAGCACGGCCTATGGGCGCTCGAAGCGGGATGCCGAGCGCGCGCTCCTCGACGCCGCGGGTCCGATGCGCGTGGTGATCCTGCGCCCGCCGACCGTGTACGGTCCGGGGGAGCGCCGGAACTTCCTCGCGCTCGCCCGCCCGGCCGCGACCGGGCTCTTCCCCGTCCCGGGCCGGGGAGACAATCGCATGAGCTTCTGTCACCTCGACAACCTCGTCGACGCCGCGGTGTTCGCGCTCCGAGCGCCGGGCGCGCGCGGCGTCTTGCACGTCGCGGACGCGCACCCGGTCACGCTCCGCGAGGCGGTCGACACCATCGCGCATGCGGCGGGCCGGCGGCCCATCCCGGTGCCCTTCCCGTTGCCCGTGGCGCGGCTCGCCGCGCGCGCCTGCGAGCGCCTGCTCCGATCGCCGCCCCTGTCCCGGGCCCGCCTGCACACGCTGACCAGCGACTGCGCGCTGGACGTCGGCGCCCTCGCCAGGCTGGGCTTCCGGTGGCCGGTCCGGTTCGAAGAGGGGGTGGGCGAGACGATCGACGAGTATCGCGCGGCTGGCGTGCTGTGA
- a CDS encoding tetratricopeptide repeat protein produces the protein MSARLASAAAVAALALVPYLQTLEFGPTYDDHHHVVDNAFLQDASNVALLFSAEYLSLEIPDQGRPVLLASLLADRALFGDSFAGAHAQSALWHVLVSLMVLWLAWRLGAPPAVAAGGAALFALHPACVEAVAGVSNREDPLAAFFVLVALWAASRLARGSWTWLALVFVAFALALGAKEVAVVAPALFVLLAAAVPAVRPSRARAAALAGVGAAAMTTWAAFQVALGVPSLSIGAGAGPLTPLSIGLGWSPLASATRLHDLGWQHAAPVLAHRVGRLAIGWPLSAEHDLDFVLSPGGLVIGGAVLLALVAAGLLLWREHRGLAVAAWWLLVASLPTLASPWLLNPVADRYLYLPAVGVCAGLGIALAAPRDPRWPRLLLLGLLAFFGARAIERASVWRDDVTLFDDAARNAPRSARAWQNLGAAHLSAGDTERAILALERALELDPARKSTHLNLGIAHLRRGDRGAGLRALESAIEAPTLAGERPLHDRAFDVYARQLERLGRRDTLRAAVARELARSPDSLPARAWQLRLE, from the coding sequence GTGAGCGCGCGACTCGCCTCGGCCGCCGCCGTCGCGGCGCTCGCGCTCGTCCCCTACCTCCAGACGCTCGAGTTCGGCCCGACCTACGACGATCACCACCACGTCGTCGACAACGCGTTCCTCCAGGACGCCTCCAACGTCGCCCTCCTCTTCTCGGCCGAGTATCTCTCCCTCGAGATCCCCGACCAGGGCCGCCCCGTGCTCCTCGCGAGCCTCCTGGCCGACCGCGCCCTCTTCGGCGACTCGTTCGCGGGGGCTCACGCGCAGAGCGCGCTCTGGCACGTCCTCGTGAGCCTGATGGTGCTCTGGCTCGCCTGGCGACTCGGCGCCCCGCCCGCCGTGGCCGCCGGAGGCGCGGCGCTCTTCGCCCTCCACCCCGCGTGCGTCGAGGCGGTGGCCGGCGTGAGCAACCGCGAGGATCCGCTCGCCGCGTTCTTCGTGCTCGTCGCGCTCTGGGCGGCCTCACGGCTGGCCCGCGGGAGCTGGACCTGGCTCGCGCTCGTGTTCGTCGCGTTCGCGCTGGCGCTCGGCGCGAAGGAGGTCGCGGTCGTCGCGCCCGCGCTGTTCGTCCTGCTCGCGGCCGCCGTCCCCGCCGTTCGCCCCTCCCGCGCTCGCGCGGCGGCGCTCGCCGGGGTGGGCGCCGCGGCCATGACCACGTGGGCGGCGTTTCAGGTCGCGCTCGGCGTCCCTTCGCTCTCCATCGGCGCCGGCGCCGGGCCGCTGACGCCGCTCTCGATCGGGCTCGGGTGGAGCCCCCTCGCGAGCGCGACGCGCCTCCACGACCTGGGCTGGCAACACGCCGCACCCGTGCTGGCCCATCGGGTCGGCCGGCTCGCCATCGGCTGGCCGCTCTCCGCCGAGCACGACCTCGACTTCGTGCTCAGCCCGGGCGGGCTGGTGATCGGAGGCGCCGTCCTGCTCGCGCTGGTGGCGGCCGGGCTGCTCCTCTGGCGAGAGCACCGCGGGCTCGCCGTCGCGGCGTGGTGGCTCCTCGTGGCCAGCCTCCCCACGCTCGCCTCGCCCTGGCTCCTCAACCCCGTCGCCGACCGCTACCTCTACCTGCCCGCGGTGGGCGTGTGCGCGGGGCTGGGCATCGCGCTGGCCGCGCCCCGGGATCCGCGCTGGCCGCGCCTGCTCCTGCTCGGTCTGCTCGCGTTCTTCGGGGCGCGGGCGATCGAGCGCGCCAGCGTCTGGCGAGACGACGTCACGCTCTTCGACGACGCCGCGCGCAACGCCCCGCGGTCCGCGCGCGCCTGGCAGAACCTCGGCGCCGCGCACCTCTCCGCCGGCGACACCGAGCGCGCGATCCTGGCCCTCGAACGGGCTCTCGAGCTGGATCCGGCGCGCAAGTCCACGCACCTGAACCTCGGCATCGCGCACCTGCGTCGTGGGGATCGGGGCGCGGGGCTGCGCGCGCTCGAGTCGGCGATCGAGGCTCCCACGCTCGCCGGGGAGCGGCCGCTGCACGACCGGGCGTTCGACGTCTACGCGCGGCAACTCGAGCGGCTCGGGCGTCGCGACACCCTTCGCGCCGCGGTCGCGCGCGAGCTGGCGCGGAGCCCGGACTCTCTCCCCGCGCGGGCCTGGCAGCTGCGCCTGGAGTGA
- a CDS encoding glycosyltransferase, with product MVFLLALFEIARVLLRALLVVLSYHFLRAAWTGLREEDPKLPEAPDPWPSVCVQLPLKNEYYVAERVIRHAAQLRYPGGRLSIQVLDDSDDRTTARVARVVEELRAQGVEITHLHRERPTGYKAGALQAGLGETDADIIAIFDADCMPAEDFLLRTVPFFRDARVGCVQVRWSFLNRQRSLLTRVQAMVLDGLFAIDQFARAASRLPMQFNGTNGLWRTETIRASGGWRGEILAEDADLSFRAHLSGWRLVHLRQYAVPTELPEDMASFRTQQHRWSLGSAQLLRSLGWRILRSDLPARSKLMMFMHMGRHAIDPLILMASLTSPFTTLYGLPFLVDYTVPVNTALFGLVGVGCFFFYGAALRYVGAPLSNVLLIPLIIPLAIGLSLAYTLAWFEGLVRLGGPFIRTPKAGSRAESDGPRYRSRKPLLALAEVVLGSGHLYFTAEALLEGLYTEAAFFAMLGGSFLWVGLGTLSSRGVGRGGPTAEEAG from the coding sequence ATGGTCTTCCTTCTCGCCCTCTTCGAGATCGCCCGCGTCCTCCTGCGGGCGCTGCTCGTGGTGCTCAGCTACCACTTCCTGAGGGCAGCGTGGACCGGACTGCGCGAAGAGGACCCGAAGCTGCCCGAGGCGCCCGACCCGTGGCCGAGCGTCTGCGTCCAGCTGCCTCTCAAGAACGAGTACTACGTCGCCGAGCGGGTGATCCGCCACGCCGCGCAGCTCCGCTACCCCGGGGGGCGCCTCTCGATCCAGGTCCTCGACGACAGCGACGACCGAACGACGGCGCGCGTCGCGCGGGTGGTGGAGGAGCTGCGCGCGCAGGGCGTCGAGATCACCCACCTCCACCGCGAGCGCCCCACGGGCTACAAGGCGGGCGCGCTGCAGGCGGGGCTCGGCGAGACCGACGCCGACATCATCGCGATCTTCGACGCCGACTGCATGCCGGCCGAAGATTTCCTGCTTCGCACCGTCCCGTTCTTCCGCGACGCGCGCGTCGGCTGCGTCCAGGTCCGGTGGAGCTTCCTCAACCGCCAGCGCTCTCTCCTGACGCGCGTCCAGGCGATGGTCCTCGACGGCCTGTTCGCGATCGATCAGTTCGCCCGCGCGGCCAGCCGGCTGCCCATGCAGTTCAACGGCACGAACGGGCTCTGGCGCACCGAGACCATCCGGGCCTCCGGGGGCTGGCGAGGCGAGATCCTGGCCGAGGACGCCGACCTCTCCTTCCGCGCCCACCTCTCCGGCTGGCGGCTCGTCCATCTCCGCCAGTACGCGGTGCCGACGGAGCTCCCCGAGGACATGGCGTCCTTCCGCACGCAGCAGCACCGCTGGTCGCTCGGCAGCGCGCAGCTCCTGCGCTCGCTCGGGTGGCGGATCCTCCGGAGCGACCTGCCGGCGCGCTCGAAGCTGATGATGTTCATGCACATGGGCCGGCACGCCATCGATCCGCTCATCCTCATGGCGTCCCTGACCTCTCCGTTCACGACCCTCTACGGGCTGCCGTTCCTGGTCGACTACACGGTGCCGGTGAACACGGCGCTGTTCGGCCTGGTGGGCGTGGGCTGCTTCTTCTTCTACGGCGCGGCGCTTCGCTACGTCGGCGCCCCCCTCTCGAACGTGCTCCTCATCCCGCTCATCATCCCGCTCGCCATCGGCCTCTCGCTCGCCTACACGCTCGCGTGGTTCGAGGGGCTCGTGCGGCTGGGCGGCCCCTTCATCCGGACGCCCAAGGCGGGCTCGCGGGCGGAGTCGGACGGCCCTCGTTATCGGAGCCGCAAGCCGCTGCTCGCGCTGGCCGAGGTGGTGCTCGGGAGCGGGCACCTCTACTTCACCGCGGAGGCGCTGCTCGAGGGCCTGTACACGGAGGCCGCCTTCTTCGCGATGCTCGGCGGCAGCTTCCTCTGGGTGGGGCTCGGGACGCTCTCGAGCCGGGGCGTGGGCCGCGGGGGGCCGACCGCGGAGGAAGCGGGTTGA
- a CDS encoding histone deacetylase, with product MIGLVDDARFDAHTARGVHPERPERLAAARSGLRGAVDASLLKPIATRPVSAEELASVHQSAYLDTLHAALARGWGSLDADTFHSPGSEEAAWHAAGGAAELARRTMEGELTRGVALLRPPGHHAEADRAMGFCMLNNVALAARAAQAAGARRVAIVDWDVHHGNGTQHIFESDPDVLFVSLHQWPLYPGTGAANEIGVGAGEGATANLALPAGSGDEVYGEAFREVVLPLLRRHAPDLILVSAGYDAHQRDPLASMELSSDAYGAMASALVETAEALGHGRVLCLLEGGYDLVGLESSVAATARALLGTHTALPEGRVPAAAREAIAAAKRATSR from the coding sequence GTGATCGGGCTCGTCGACGACGCGCGCTTCGACGCGCACACCGCGCGCGGCGTCCACCCCGAGCGCCCCGAGCGCCTCGCCGCCGCCCGGTCCGGGCTCCGCGGCGCGGTCGACGCGTCTCTGCTGAAGCCCATCGCGACCCGCCCGGTCAGCGCGGAGGAGCTCGCGTCCGTGCACCAGTCCGCGTACCTCGACACCCTCCACGCCGCGCTCGCGAGGGGCTGGGGGAGCCTCGACGCCGACACGTTCCACTCTCCGGGCAGCGAGGAGGCGGCCTGGCACGCGGCGGGCGGCGCGGCCGAGCTGGCGCGCCGCACCATGGAGGGAGAGCTGACACGCGGCGTGGCGCTGCTGCGCCCGCCCGGCCATCACGCGGAGGCCGACCGGGCGATGGGCTTCTGCATGCTCAACAACGTCGCGCTCGCCGCACGCGCCGCGCAGGCCGCGGGCGCTCGGCGCGTCGCCATCGTCGACTGGGACGTGCACCACGGCAACGGCACCCAGCACATCTTCGAGTCGGACCCCGACGTCCTGTTCGTCTCTCTTCACCAGTGGCCGCTCTATCCGGGCACCGGCGCGGCGAACGAGATCGGCGTGGGCGCCGGCGAAGGCGCGACCGCGAACCTCGCCCTCCCCGCCGGCAGCGGCGACGAGGTCTACGGAGAGGCGTTTCGCGAGGTCGTGTTGCCGCTCCTGCGCCGGCACGCGCCGGACCTCATCCTGGTCTCCGCCGGCTACGACGCGCACCAGCGCGACCCGCTCGCCTCCATGGAGCTGTCGAGCGACGCCTACGGCGCGATGGCGTCCGCCCTCGTCGAGACCGCCGAGGCTCTCGGACACGGCCGCGTCCTCTGTCTGCTCGAGGGCGGCTACGACCTCGTCGGCCTCGAGAGCAGCGTCGCCGCGACCGCCAGGGCGCTCCTCGGAACGCACACCGCGTTGCCCGAAGGACGCGTCCCGGCCGCCGCGCGCGAGGCGATCGCCGCGGCCAAGCGCGCGACGTCGCGCTGA
- a CDS encoding diguanylate cyclase encodes MRNTEATSRAPNGAALPAPRATVRPSGDDGLDAGASEAPAILIVDDDPWAIRILQLALDAYRDVRFATSAAEASRLLAERSADLIFLDAEMPGESGFEFCARLQRDPVLRAIPVIFVTAHDDMAFEQRALESGASDFIVKPVNAPRVQLRARLHLKLKQQMDKLQEMAATDCLTGLMSRRSFDETLERELASARRGGRPLSLLWLDVDFLEHFNDSYGHPAGDDCLRRIAEALRAACRRQTDMVARVGGDEFAVLLPDTPNDGARIVAESVRAAVAAMRLPHRHSTVAPHVTVSVGVASVGDAEARAPEDAQALLQVADGALYLAKQRGRDRVAVAPDEGIPS; translated from the coding sequence ATGCGCAACACCGAAGCAACGAGCCGCGCGCCGAACGGCGCAGCCCTCCCCGCGCCGCGCGCGACGGTCAGGCCGAGCGGAGACGACGGGCTCGACGCGGGTGCGTCCGAGGCGCCCGCCATCCTCATTGTCGACGACGACCCGTGGGCGATCCGGATCCTCCAGCTCGCCCTCGACGCGTACCGGGACGTTCGCTTCGCCACGAGCGCCGCCGAGGCCTCTCGACTGCTCGCCGAGCGATCTGCGGATCTCATCTTCCTCGACGCGGAGATGCCGGGGGAGAGCGGGTTCGAGTTCTGCGCGCGCCTCCAGCGCGACCCAGTGTTGCGAGCCATTCCGGTGATCTTCGTCACCGCGCACGACGACATGGCGTTCGAGCAGCGAGCGCTCGAGAGCGGCGCCTCGGACTTCATCGTCAAGCCGGTCAACGCGCCGCGCGTACAGCTCAGGGCGCGCCTCCACCTGAAGCTGAAGCAGCAGATGGACAAGCTGCAGGAGATGGCGGCGACCGACTGCCTCACCGGCCTGATGAGCCGGCGGAGCTTCGACGAGACGCTCGAGCGCGAGCTGGCGAGCGCTCGTCGCGGGGGCCGGCCCCTGTCGCTGCTCTGGCTCGACGTGGACTTCCTCGAGCACTTCAACGACTCCTACGGTCACCCCGCGGGCGACGACTGCCTGCGACGGATCGCGGAGGCCCTTCGCGCGGCGTGTCGGCGGCAGACCGACATGGTGGCGCGTGTCGGTGGGGACGAGTTCGCCGTGCTGCTGCCCGACACTCCGAACGACGGCGCGCGGATCGTCGCGGAGTCGGTGCGCGCGGCCGTCGCTGCGATGCGGCTCCCGCACCGCCACTCGACGGTAGCGCCTCACGTGACGGTCAGCGTGGGGGTCGCGAGCGTGGGCGACGCCGAGGCTCGCGCGCCCGAGGACGCTCAGGCGCTGCTCCAGGTGGCCGATGGGGCGCTGTACCTCGCGAAGCAGCGCGGACGGGACCGCGTGGCGGTGGCCCCCGACGAGGGAATTCCGTCGTGA